A stretch of Sulfurimonas xiamenensis DNA encodes these proteins:
- a CDS encoding 3'-5' exonuclease has product MFSFISKLKTKANFSKLKDKNFKFLFDEDKSGELVVVDTETTGLNTKKDEILSIGAVKIKDNKILTSQTFEVFLKNSKEIDSSSIKIHGIRPFDLKNAKTTKEGILEFLNFVGSRPLVGYYLEFDVDMINKYTKEILGITLPNRMIEVSEIYFDKSISLIPQGNIDLRFDTILKNCDIPNMGTHNAVNDAIMTAMIYLKLTKER; this is encoded by the coding sequence ATGTTTTCATTTATCTCAAAGCTAAAAACTAAAGCAAATTTTTCTAAACTTAAAGATAAAAATTTTAAATTTTTATTTGATGAAGATAAAAGCGGAGAACTTGTTGTAGTAGATACTGAAACAACAGGTTTAAACACAAAAAAGGATGAAATACTTTCTATCGGGGCTGTTAAAATTAAAGACAATAAAATTCTTACATCACAAACTTTTGAAGTTTTTTTAAAGAATTCTAAGGAAATAGACTCTAGCAGTATTAAAATTCATGGTATTCGTCCATTTGATTTAAAAAATGCAAAAACAACAAAGGAGGGTATTTTAGAGTTTTTAAATTTTGTAGGTTCTAGACCACTTGTAGGATATTATTTAGAATTTGATGTGGATATGATAAATAAATATACCAAAGAGATTCTTGGAATAACACTTCCTAATAGAATGATTGAAGTATCTGAAATATACTTTGACAAATCAATTTCTTTGATTCCTCAAGGAAATATTGATTTAAGATTTGATACAATTTTGAAAAACTGTGACATCCCTAATATGGGGACACATAATGCTGTCAATGACGCAATTATGACGGCAATGATCTATTTAAAACTAACAAAGGAAAGATAA
- a CDS encoding putative nucleotidyltransferase substrate binding domain-containing protein, whose product MSIHDQRKLIESIHPFELLSPITLDNLMKKIDIAYYPKDTLLISKNLPSVAFYIIIKGSVKEIIDGEIHTVFTREDSFDADALIYEKSNGDFIVEEDLICYEIKKDDFIDLMQDKRVQGYFLQDFVTRHQHLKNYATQSELTPFLISRVNDIFLHNACMVDETVSIQDALKKQKELKSSVIIVKNVDEYGIITDKDLRERVLLASIDVKDKAYKIATYGLVCIDKNDFLFNALLLMTQKEIKRVVVKDKETIVGVLEQLDLLSYFANHSHLIAVQIDKAQKLDDLKALGDDLKNLIILLRAKGVKVRYITKLLSSLNEKIYKKLFDMCVEDDLKKDCALIVMGSEGREEQTIKSDQDNALIIRDGVDVNLFTKPMMKLNAYLLELGFPKCGGDVMVSNAFWRRNMTSYKSLIDEWTYEMSEESVKNLSIFLDSKCVAGDISLLNELREYLHNNFYSRDDVLAHVAKAILHFDTPLSLFSGFVIEKEHDNRLNLKKGGIFALVHGIRTLSLKHGIDATNTIERIKELNNIGVIDKTFATELIESFDTLSSIRLQAMLEAKNIEESNYINPKKLEKIQRDLLKDSFKIINKFKKFMVFHFHLNMVS is encoded by the coding sequence GTGAGTATACATGATCAAAGAAAACTTATAGAATCTATCCATCCCTTTGAGCTTTTAAGTCCGATTACATTAGATAATTTGATGAAAAAGATTGATATAGCTTACTACCCAAAAGACACTCTTCTTATCTCAAAAAATCTCCCTTCTGTTGCATTTTACATTATTATCAAAGGCTCTGTTAAAGAGATTATTGACGGAGAGATTCATACAGTTTTTACTCGAGAAGACAGCTTTGATGCTGATGCTCTTATATATGAAAAATCAAATGGAGATTTTATTGTAGAAGAGGATCTGATCTGCTATGAGATAAAAAAAGATGATTTTATAGATCTTATGCAAGACAAACGAGTTCAAGGATATTTTTTACAAGATTTTGTAACCCGTCATCAACATTTAAAAAATTATGCAACGCAGAGTGAATTAACACCTTTTCTTATCTCAAGAGTAAATGATATTTTTCTGCATAATGCATGTATGGTAGATGAGACTGTCTCTATACAAGATGCACTTAAAAAACAAAAAGAGTTAAAATCCAGTGTGATAATTGTAAAAAATGTTGATGAATACGGGATAATTACAGATAAGGATTTAAGAGAAAGAGTTTTGCTTGCTAGTATTGATGTAAAAGATAAGGCGTATAAAATAGCGACATACGGTTTAGTTTGCATCGATAAAAATGATTTTTTGTTTAATGCACTTTTATTGATGACACAAAAAGAGATAAAAAGGGTTGTCGTAAAAGATAAAGAGACTATTGTAGGTGTTTTAGAGCAATTGGATTTGCTTAGTTATTTTGCAAATCATTCACATTTAATAGCAGTTCAGATTGATAAAGCACAAAAACTTGATGACTTAAAAGCTCTTGGAGATGATCTAAAAAATTTAATCATATTGCTTAGAGCAAAAGGTGTGAAAGTAAGATATATTACAAAACTTCTCTCCTCTTTAAATGAGAAAATATATAAAAAACTTTTTGATATGTGTGTTGAAGATGATTTAAAAAAAGATTGTGCTTTAATAGTTATGGGAAGCGAAGGCAGAGAAGAACAGACTATAAAGAGTGATCAAGACAATGCGCTTATTATTAGAGACGGTGTGGATGTAAATCTATTTACAAAACCTATGATGAAGTTAAATGCATATCTGCTTGAGCTTGGATTTCCAAAGTGCGGCGGAGATGTTATGGTAAGCAATGCATTTTGGCGTAGAAATATGACTTCTTATAAATCGCTTATAGATGAATGGACATATGAGATGAGTGAAGAGAGTGTTAAAAATCTTAGCATATTTTTAGATTCAAAATGTGTCGCAGGTGATATCTCTTTATTGAATGAGTTAAGAGAGTATCTTCACAATAATTTTTATTCAAGAGATGATGTACTGGCACATGTAGCAAAGGCGATACTCCATTTTGATACGCCTTTGTCTCTGTTTTCGGGTTTTGTAATAGAAAAAGAGCATGACAATAGGTTAAATTTAAAAAAAGGTGGCATTTTTGCTTTAGTTCATGGCATAAGAACATTAAGTCTTAAGCATGGAATAGATGCTACAAATACAATTGAGAGAATAAAAGAGCTAAACAATATAGGCGTAATTGATAAAACATTCGCAACAGAACTAATAGAGAGTTTTGACACGCTAAGTTCTATTCGTTTACAAGCTATGCTTGAAGCGAAAAACATTGAAGAGAGTAACTATATTAATCCAAAAAAATTGGAGAAAATACAAAGAGACTTGTTAAAAGACAGTTTTAAAATCATAAATAAGTTTAAAAAATTTATGGTTTTTCATTTTCATCTTAATATGGTTTCTTGA